Proteins encoded within one genomic window of Amycolatopsis nigrescens CSC17Ta-90:
- a CDS encoding ABC transporter substrate-binding protein: MSGPNPRISRRAALRLGGLALPAAALLSGCGGQTGGAGNVLRLSQPSDPKTMDPHKQGDMPSMNALINIFDTLTTRDANNRLAPRLALEWSAPDPLTWRFRLRPGVRFHNGEPCDAAAVKFSFDRLIAPETKSPIVELRYVEGASVADELTVDVHTSQHDPILPAKVSLFGGVVVPPRYLAEVGDSGFARHPIGTGPFRFESWQRDHELRMRANAEHWAGPPGVDELVFSPMPNAASSLAALQSDEVDLVTQLTPDAALQLAGYTGVTIDSYPGIRTAYLSLDTTDGPLADRRVRQALNHAVDVPLLIKAVLDGKAREVPTMIPRESFGFDPGVPPFSRDLDLARRLLADAGHPGGFDTVLTASNVDANVAEAISGLLARAGVRAQVELLDAGTFNSRLTSDNRRALGPMYLTASTGWTVDGQSNVQSNVRRDRRQSRWTSAEADRLIDGEELSNSDADRLRAFGDLQRLLKEEAPFVFLYQLDNIYARSDRPRWRPGVVGSLAMASATVTR, encoded by the coding sequence GTGAGCGGTCCGAACCCGCGGATCTCGCGGCGCGCGGCGCTTCGCCTCGGTGGTCTCGCGCTCCCCGCGGCCGCACTGCTGTCCGGCTGCGGTGGGCAGACCGGCGGCGCCGGCAACGTGCTGCGGCTGTCCCAGCCGAGCGACCCGAAGACGATGGACCCGCACAAACAGGGCGACATGCCCTCGATGAACGCGCTGATCAACATCTTCGACACGCTGACCACCCGCGACGCGAACAACCGGCTGGCGCCGCGGCTGGCACTGGAATGGTCCGCGCCGGACCCGCTGACCTGGCGTTTCCGGCTGCGTCCCGGCGTTCGGTTCCACAACGGCGAGCCCTGCGACGCGGCCGCGGTCAAGTTCAGCTTCGACCGGCTGATCGCCCCGGAGACCAAGTCCCCGATCGTCGAGCTGCGCTACGTCGAAGGCGCCAGCGTGGCCGACGAGCTGACCGTGGACGTGCACACCAGCCAGCACGATCCGATCCTGCCCGCCAAGGTTTCCCTGTTCGGCGGGGTGGTGGTGCCGCCGCGTTACCTGGCCGAGGTCGGCGACAGCGGGTTCGCCCGGCACCCGATCGGCACCGGCCCGTTCCGGTTCGAGAGCTGGCAGCGCGACCACGAGCTGCGGATGCGGGCGAACGCCGAGCACTGGGCCGGCCCACCGGGGGTGGACGAACTGGTCTTCTCCCCGATGCCGAACGCGGCCTCCTCGCTGGCTGCCCTGCAGAGCGATGAGGTGGACCTGGTCACCCAGCTCACCCCGGACGCCGCGTTGCAGCTGGCCGGCTACACCGGGGTGACCATCGACAGCTACCCCGGGATCCGCACCGCCTACCTGTCGCTGGACACCACGGACGGGCCGCTGGCCGACCGCCGGGTGCGGCAGGCGCTCAACCACGCGGTGGACGTGCCGCTGCTGATCAAGGCGGTGCTGGACGGCAAGGCCCGCGAGGTGCCGACGATGATCCCGCGCGAGTCGTTCGGTTTCGACCCCGGCGTGCCGCCGTTCTCCCGCGACCTCGATCTGGCAAGGCGGCTGCTCGCCGATGCCGGCCATCCGGGCGGGTTCGACACCGTGCTGACAGCGTCCAATGTGGACGCCAACGTGGCCGAGGCGATCTCCGGGCTGCTGGCGCGGGCCGGGGTGCGCGCTCAAGTGGAACTGCTCGACGCCGGCACCTTCAACAGCAGGCTGACCTCGGACAACCGCCGCGCGCTCGGGCCGATGTACCTGACCGCCAGCACCGGCTGGACGGTGGACGGGCAGAGCAACGTGCAGTCCAACGTCCGCCGCGATCGCCGCCAGAGCCGCTGGACCTCGGCCGAGGCCGACCGGCTGATCGACGGCGAAGAGCTTTCCAACTCCGACGCCGACCGGCTGCGCGCCTTCGGTGACCTGCAGCGGCTGTTGAAAGAGGAGGCGCCGTTCGTGTTTCTCTACCAGCTGGACAACATCTACGCCCGCAGCGACCGGCCGCGGTGGCGTCCCGGCGTGGTCGGTTCGCTGGCCATGGCATCGGCGACGGTGACGAGGTGA
- a CDS encoding IclR family transcriptional regulator — protein MRTAVNDGPRDEPQDEPERSGQPRGAVDKALDVLSALVRPGSPHRLADLAKETGLAKPTVHRMLQTLTGSGFAVGVAGGSYQVGPRLLGMSAAALASSKESRFARPVLAELQRRTGHTVHYAVRHGLDAIYVEKVEPAQAYRMTSRVGGEVPLYCTAVGRAILSRLPEAEVAEVLGTAPLPARTPRTLTDPAAIRHALSEVDERGFLVEDEQNEPDVRCVAAPVVDGLGQVAGAISVSGLTFTLSLDSVEVLGPLVRDAAAQVSAALGSGIGIRLVADE, from the coding sequence ATGCGAACGGCTGTCAATGACGGACCCCGGGACGAACCTCAGGACGAACCGGAGCGCTCGGGCCAGCCACGGGGCGCCGTGGACAAGGCGCTCGACGTGCTCAGCGCGCTGGTCCGTCCCGGCAGCCCGCATCGACTGGCGGATCTGGCGAAGGAGACCGGCCTGGCCAAACCCACCGTGCACCGGATGCTGCAGACGCTGACCGGCTCCGGGTTCGCGGTCGGCGTGGCGGGCGGCTCGTACCAGGTCGGGCCCCGGCTGCTCGGCATGTCCGCGGCCGCGCTGGCGAGCAGCAAGGAGAGCAGGTTCGCCCGGCCGGTACTGGCGGAGCTGCAACGCCGGACCGGGCACACCGTGCACTACGCGGTACGGCACGGACTGGACGCGATCTACGTGGAGAAGGTCGAGCCGGCGCAGGCGTACCGGATGACCTCCCGAGTGGGCGGCGAGGTGCCGCTGTACTGCACCGCGGTCGGCAGGGCGATCCTGTCCCGGCTGCCCGAGGCCGAGGTCGCCGAGGTGCTCGGCACCGCACCGCTGCCGGCCAGGACCCCGCGCACGCTCACCGACCCGGCCGCGATCCGCCATGCACTGTCCGAAGTGGACGAACGCGGCTTCCTGGTGGAGGACGAGCAGAACGAACCGGACGTCCGCTGCGTAGCGGCGCCGGTGGTGGACGGGCTCGGCCAGGTGGCGGGCGCGATCAGCGTGTCCGGGCTGACCTTCACCCTGAGCCTGGACAGCGTCGAAGTGCTCGGTCCGCTGGTGCGCGACGCGGCCGCGCAGGTCTCCGCCGCACTCGGCAGCGGGATCGGCATCCGGCTGGTCGCGGATGAGTGA
- a CDS encoding serine hydrolase domain-containing protein, with protein sequence MSELAALLAEARARRVFSAAAWSVGTADGVLSRGVLGTRSWDGEPAAEHDLWDLASVTKPIAGMAVLALVERGVLGLEDPVGAQLPEYTGGDKAGITVRQLLTHTSGLPGATPLWREFPTRAGLLDALRTRPLPVAPGSRVEYSSQGFILLGRIAEAASGRPLDKLVDELVLVPAGLRDTRYTPGAADRPRAVATEQCAWRGRLVRGEVHDENCVVLGGVAGHAGLFGTLGDLERLGQELAGGGSSLLGKEMFAEMTTCHTEGHRLRRGLGWQLTDAPDSPLGPNAYGHTGFTGTSLWIDPDSARFFVLLTNRVHPSRDGNAIVRVRRDFHRAAAR encoded by the coding sequence ATGAGTGAGCTCGCCGCGCTGCTCGCCGAGGCCAGGGCACGACGGGTCTTCTCCGCGGCCGCCTGGTCCGTCGGAACCGCCGACGGCGTGCTGAGCAGGGGCGTGCTCGGCACCCGGAGCTGGGACGGGGAGCCTGCCGCGGAGCACGACCTGTGGGACCTCGCATCGGTCACCAAGCCGATCGCCGGGATGGCCGTGCTGGCACTGGTCGAACGCGGCGTGCTCGGCCTGGAGGACCCGGTCGGCGCGCAGCTGCCCGAGTACACCGGCGGTGACAAGGCAGGCATCACCGTCCGGCAACTTCTGACGCACACCTCCGGGCTGCCGGGGGCAACCCCGCTGTGGCGCGAGTTCCCGACCAGGGCCGGCCTGCTCGACGCGCTGCGCACGCGGCCACTGCCGGTCGCGCCGGGCAGCAGGGTCGAGTACTCGTCGCAGGGGTTCATCCTGCTCGGCCGGATCGCCGAAGCCGCGTCCGGACGGCCGCTGGACAAGCTCGTCGACGAACTCGTGCTGGTTCCGGCCGGGCTGCGCGACACCCGGTACACCCCCGGCGCAGCGGATCGGCCGCGGGCGGTGGCCACCGAGCAGTGCGCCTGGCGTGGCCGGCTGGTGCGCGGCGAAGTGCACGACGAGAACTGCGTGGTGCTCGGCGGAGTCGCCGGCCACGCCGGGCTCTTCGGCACCCTCGGCGATCTGGAACGCCTCGGCCAAGAGCTGGCCGGCGGCGGAAGTTCCTTGCTGGGCAAGGAAATGTTCGCGGAGATGACGACGTGCCACACTGAGGGCCACCGGCTGCGGCGCGGACTCGGCTGGCAGCTGACCGACGCCCCGGACTCCCCGCTCGGCCCGAATGCCTACGGCCACACCGGTTTCACCGGGACCAGCCTCTGGATAGACCCGGACTCCGCGCGTTTCTTCGTGCTGCTCACCAACCGCGTGCACCCTTCCCGTGACGGGAACGCCATCGTGCGGGTACGCCGCGACTTCCACCGCGCCGCCGCCCGCTGA
- a CDS encoding zinc-binding dehydrogenase, producing the protein MRAMLLTGFGGPDKLEFRADVPDPRPGPSEVRVRVGAAGLNNTDIWTREGAYGSSDDPAAVTGWRREPLSFPRIQGADVAGTIDQVGEGVSADRIGERVLVDPMIYTGGERALVRTDYLGSERDGGFAELVTVPAGNAHAVHSALSDAELATFPTAYTTAMRMLNRAAVRDGETVLVTGASGGVGSALIQLATNLGADVVAVVGAGKQEQARKLGASVTVDRNEPDLAGALDGRQVDVVADVVAGPAFAGLLRLLRPLGRYVVAGAIAGPLVETDLRTVYLNQLQLIGSSFGSHEDFAQVLAQIEGGGLRPLLAGTFPLAELGRAQAEFTGKGFFGKLVVEP; encoded by the coding sequence ATGCGTGCGATGCTGCTCACCGGGTTCGGCGGGCCGGACAAACTCGAGTTCCGAGCGGACGTTCCGGACCCGCGGCCAGGCCCGTCCGAGGTCCGGGTGCGGGTCGGCGCCGCCGGGCTGAACAACACCGACATCTGGACCCGCGAAGGCGCCTACGGCTCGTCCGACGATCCGGCCGCGGTCACCGGCTGGCGCCGTGAACCGCTGAGCTTCCCCCGGATCCAGGGCGCGGACGTGGCAGGCACCATCGACCAGGTCGGCGAAGGCGTCTCCGCCGACCGGATCGGCGAACGCGTGCTGGTCGACCCGATGATCTACACCGGCGGCGAGCGCGCCCTGGTCCGCACCGACTACCTCGGCAGCGAGCGCGACGGCGGTTTCGCCGAGCTGGTGACCGTGCCCGCCGGCAACGCGCACGCGGTGCACAGCGCGCTCAGCGACGCCGAACTGGCCACCTTCCCGACCGCCTACACCACGGCGATGCGGATGCTGAACCGCGCGGCCGTGCGCGACGGGGAGACGGTGCTGGTCACCGGCGCGTCCGGCGGCGTCGGTTCGGCGCTCATCCAGCTCGCCACCAACCTCGGCGCCGACGTGGTGGCCGTGGTCGGAGCCGGGAAGCAGGAACAGGCGAGGAAACTGGGCGCGAGCGTGACCGTGGACCGGAACGAGCCGGACCTGGCCGGAGCACTGGACGGGCGCCAGGTGGACGTGGTGGCCGATGTCGTGGCCGGCCCCGCCTTCGCCGGCCTGCTCCGGCTGCTGCGCCCGCTCGGCCGGTACGTGGTGGCCGGCGCGATCGCCGGTCCGCTGGTGGAGACCGATCTCCGCACGGTCTACCTCAACCAGCTCCAGCTGATCGGCTCCTCCTTCGGGTCCCACGAGGACTTCGCACAGGTGCTGGCGCAGATCGAGGGCGGCGGGCTGCGACCGTTGCTGGCCGGTACTTTCCCGCTGGCCGAGCTGGGCAGGGCGCAGGCCGAGTTCACCGGCAAGGGTTTCTTCGGCAAGCTCGTGGTGGAGCCGTGA
- a CDS encoding HAD-IA family hydrolase produces the protein MKTAALQDFRVLSMDVTGTLIDFERGILDCLTRFTDSGAAEILSDFALAEKHEQDRAPQLPFTELLGLVCRRMGLPDEAGAALRASIPRWPAFPDAVAALAVLRRRYRLVALTNVDRWAMAAMAATLGEPFHDAVTAEDVGVNKPDPQMFAYCRGRQSHHGHTTADWLHVAQSQYHDIGIAKRLGFTTCWIERRHGRPGFGATPEPAEVTAPDLHYRSLAELAAAIG, from the coding sequence GTGAAGACCGCAGCTCTCCAGGACTTCCGGGTGCTGAGCATGGACGTGACCGGCACGCTGATCGACTTCGAGCGGGGCATCCTGGACTGCCTCACCAGGTTCACCGATTCCGGCGCGGCGGAGATACTGAGCGACTTCGCGCTGGCGGAAAAGCACGAGCAGGACCGGGCACCCCAGCTGCCGTTCACCGAGCTGCTCGGCCTGGTCTGCCGCCGGATGGGCCTGCCCGACGAGGCCGGCGCCGCGCTGCGGGCCTCGATCCCCCGCTGGCCGGCGTTTCCGGACGCGGTGGCGGCACTAGCCGTGCTCCGCCGCCGGTACCGGCTGGTCGCGCTGACCAATGTGGACCGCTGGGCGATGGCCGCGATGGCGGCCACGCTCGGCGAGCCGTTCCACGACGCGGTGACCGCCGAGGACGTCGGCGTGAACAAGCCCGATCCGCAGATGTTCGCCTACTGCCGTGGCCGGCAGAGCCACCACGGCCACACCACGGCGGACTGGCTGCACGTGGCGCAGAGCCAGTACCACGACATCGGCATCGCGAAGCGGCTCGGCTTCACGACCTGCTGGATCGAGCGCCGCCACGGCCGGCCAGGGTTCGGCGCCACACCCGAGCCGGCCGAGGTCACCGCGCCCGATCTGCACTACCGCTCGCTGGCCGAACTCGCCGCCGCCATCGGCTGA
- a CDS encoding MFS transporter, producing MTAPAATAAAELRARWTALLVLCAGQLMIILDGTIVTVALPTIQADLGFTPAGLAWVVNAYLIAFGGLLLLAGRFGDLAGRRRIFQLGLAVFTTASLLCGVAGTPELLIAARFVQGAGGALTSAVVLGMIIALFPERGARAKAIGVYSFVGAGGASLGVLAGGVLTQLLSWHWVFFINLPIGVVAAVFARRLLAADRGHGPRAGMDALGALLVTSALMLGVYTIVEVEKYGWGSAHTIGFGALSAGLLAGFVLRQAKAANPLLPLRIFRSRRLSGANLTLLLMVAGMLSFQFLIALYLGEVLGYDAVRTGLAMLPIALVIALFSLGFAARLSGRFGNRAVLLTGLVLILAGQLLLTGLPAQDGYLAVVLPAMVLLGIGFGLAMPPLTVLAMSAANPADAGVASGLFNTTLQVGGAIGVAVLATVAAGRANGLAGSGAAAGAALTGGYRLAFVVAAAFIVAAIAVAATTLRETTASGDQPMAAASSASER from the coding sequence ATGACCGCACCCGCCGCGACCGCGGCCGCCGAGCTCAGAGCGCGTTGGACGGCTCTGCTCGTGCTGTGCGCGGGCCAGCTGATGATCATCCTCGACGGCACCATCGTCACGGTGGCGCTGCCGACCATCCAGGCCGATCTCGGCTTCACCCCGGCCGGACTGGCCTGGGTGGTCAACGCCTACCTGATCGCGTTCGGCGGGCTGCTGCTGCTGGCAGGCCGGTTCGGCGACCTGGCAGGGCGCCGGCGGATCTTCCAGCTCGGCCTGGCCGTGTTCACCACGGCCTCCCTGCTGTGCGGGGTGGCCGGCACGCCGGAGCTGCTGATCGCCGCCCGGTTCGTGCAGGGGGCCGGCGGCGCGCTGACCTCCGCGGTGGTGCTCGGCATGATCATCGCGCTGTTCCCCGAGCGCGGTGCGCGGGCGAAGGCGATCGGCGTCTACAGCTTCGTCGGCGCCGGCGGGGCTTCCCTCGGCGTGCTGGCCGGCGGCGTGCTCACCCAGCTGCTGAGCTGGCACTGGGTCTTCTTCATCAACCTGCCGATCGGGGTGGTGGCCGCGGTCTTCGCCCGGCGCCTGCTCGCCGCCGATCGCGGACACGGCCCGCGTGCCGGTATGGACGCACTGGGGGCGCTGCTGGTCACCAGTGCGCTGATGCTCGGCGTCTACACGATCGTCGAGGTCGAGAAGTACGGCTGGGGTTCGGCGCACACGATCGGCTTCGGTGCCCTGTCCGCCGGGCTGCTCGCCGGGTTCGTGCTGCGTCAGGCGAAGGCCGCGAACCCGCTGCTGCCGTTGCGGATCTTCCGTTCCCGCCGGCTTTCCGGGGCCAACCTGACCTTGCTGCTGATGGTCGCGGGCATGCTGAGCTTCCAGTTCCTGATCGCGTTGTACCTGGGTGAGGTGCTCGGCTACGACGCGGTGCGGACCGGACTGGCCATGCTGCCGATCGCACTGGTGATCGCGCTGTTCTCGCTCGGCTTCGCGGCGCGGCTGAGCGGCCGGTTCGGCAACCGGGCCGTGCTGCTGACCGGGCTGGTGCTGATCCTGGCCGGCCAGCTGCTGCTCACCGGGCTGCCCGCGCAGGACGGGTACTTGGCCGTCGTGTTGCCGGCCATGGTGCTGCTGGGCATCGGGTTCGGCCTCGCCATGCCGCCGCTGACCGTGCTGGCCATGTCCGCCGCGAATCCGGCGGACGCCGGGGTGGCGTCCGGGCTGTTCAACACCACCCTGCAGGTCGGCGGCGCGATCGGGGTGGCGGTACTGGCCACCGTCGCCGCCGGGCGGGCGAACGGGCTCGCCGGATCCGGTGCGGCCGCGGGTGCGGCGCTGACCGGTGGCTACCGGCTCGCGTTCGTGGTCGCGGCGGCCTTCATCGTGGCCGCCATCGCGGTGGCGGCCACGACCCTGCGAGAAACCACGGCGTCCGGAGATCAGCCGATGGCGGCGGCGAGTTCGGCCAGCGAGCGGTAG
- a CDS encoding MFS transporter — protein sequence MTSAPEPAGPIGRSRRRLLVVLLAAQFVANIDTAIVNIAAPSIHSGLDADGGQVTLVVSGYIVAYAVLLVTGARLGSTLGHRRVFLAGLLGFTVTSLVCGLAPDVLTLIVARFAQGVGAALMVPQVLSGIQLHFAGRQRVRALGYYALALAGGAVAGQVLGGLLISADLFGTGWRPIFLINVPLGAVLLPAALRFLPRDEPGRSREMDLRGVAALVAAVLLVVLPLVLGREQGWPWWAWLCLGAAGPVFAVFVRTERRVAGRGGRPLVAPELIRLPAVRFGLLAHGLSTMTYFALLFVLALYLQQELGKSPAYSGLAMVVWVAAFGVGGPLLPRVPVAYSRFVPLAGCLVLAAGYASVWVYLLAGGETGPLLFGLLGVGGLGLGLSSGSLISTITSAVPGHYAADLSGVLSTNAQLSGALGVAVAGAVYLGSGSFALVLAGFTMLALAAGAAAHRCARPVPLPLAATTV from the coding sequence ATGACATCCGCACCCGAGCCGGCGGGGCCGATCGGCCGGAGCCGCCGCCGGTTGCTGGTGGTACTGCTGGCCGCGCAGTTCGTGGCCAACATCGACACCGCGATCGTGAACATCGCCGCCCCGTCCATCCACAGCGGACTCGATGCCGACGGCGGCCAGGTGACGCTGGTGGTGTCCGGCTACATCGTCGCGTACGCGGTGCTGCTGGTCACCGGCGCGCGGCTGGGCTCGACGTTGGGGCACCGCCGGGTGTTCCTGGCCGGGCTGCTCGGTTTCACCGTCACCTCGCTGGTCTGCGGGCTGGCCCCGGACGTGCTCACCCTGATCGTGGCCAGGTTCGCCCAGGGCGTCGGCGCGGCGCTGATGGTGCCCCAGGTGCTCAGCGGGATCCAGCTGCACTTCGCCGGCCGTCAGCGGGTGCGCGCCCTCGGCTACTACGCGCTCGCGCTGGCCGGCGGCGCGGTGGCCGGGCAGGTGCTGGGCGGGCTGCTGATCTCGGCCGACCTGTTCGGCACCGGCTGGCGGCCGATCTTCCTGATCAACGTCCCGCTCGGCGCCGTCCTGCTGCCGGCGGCGCTGCGGTTCCTGCCCAGGGACGAGCCAGGCCGATCCCGCGAGATGGACCTGCGCGGGGTGGCCGCGCTCGTCGCCGCCGTGCTGCTGGTGGTGCTACCGCTGGTGCTCGGCCGCGAGCAGGGCTGGCCGTGGTGGGCCTGGCTGTGCCTCGGCGCCGCCGGTCCGGTGTTCGCCGTGTTCGTCCGCACCGAGCGCCGGGTCGCGGGCCGCGGCGGACGACCGCTGGTCGCGCCCGAGCTGATCCGGCTGCCCGCGGTGCGGTTCGGCCTGCTCGCGCACGGGCTGAGCACGATGACCTATTTCGCGCTGCTGTTCGTGCTCGCCCTGTACCTGCAGCAGGAGCTGGGCAAGAGCCCGGCGTACTCCGGGCTGGCCATGGTCGTCTGGGTGGCGGCCTTCGGCGTCGGCGGGCCGCTGCTCCCCCGCGTTCCGGTGGCCTACAGTCGTTTCGTGCCACTGGCGGGTTGTCTCGTGCTCGCCGCCGGCTATGCCTCGGTCTGGGTCTACCTGCTCGCCGGTGGCGAGACCGGTCCGCTGCTGTTCGGGCTGCTGGGGGTGGGCGGCCTCGGTCTTGGGCTCAGCTCGGGCAGCCTGATCAGCACCATCACCTCGGCCGTACCGGGCCACTACGCCGCCGACCTGTCCGGAGTGCTCAGCACCAACGCCCAGCTCAGCGGTGCGCTCGGGGTAGCCGTGGCCGGCGCGGTCTACCTCGGCAGCGGCTCGTTCGCGCTGGTGCTGGCCGGTTTCACGATGCTCGCACTGGCCGCCGGCGCGGCCGCGCACCGGTGCGCCCGGCCCGTCCCGCTGCCACTGGCCGCAACCACGGTATGA
- a CDS encoding HAD family hydrolase: MHDAALFDLDGTLVNTEPRSQAAWSRLFSAHQVPCDDRLLKSFAGRPGKQVLAEQRHLFGEVHTIEELFAEAMSYATLPAEPVPGAVEMLRQLHERGVPVGVVTSGTRDYAVGELDTIGVLPLLSLLITAEDVRNGKPDPEGYLAGCRTLGSAPERTVVFEDAPAGVSAAKAAGTFCVAVTTTQPAAALAAADLVVDGFAAVRWPIFAGRPE; the protein is encoded by the coding sequence ATGCACGACGCGGCACTGTTCGACCTCGACGGCACCCTGGTGAACACCGAACCACGCAGCCAGGCGGCCTGGAGCAGGCTGTTCAGCGCACACCAGGTGCCCTGCGACGACCGGCTGCTGAAGTCGTTCGCGGGCAGGCCGGGCAAGCAGGTACTCGCCGAGCAGCGGCACCTCTTCGGCGAAGTCCACACGATCGAGGAGTTGTTCGCGGAAGCCATGTCCTACGCGACGCTGCCGGCCGAGCCGGTGCCGGGGGCCGTGGAAATGCTGCGGCAGCTGCACGAACGCGGTGTACCGGTGGGCGTCGTCACCTCCGGAACCAGGGACTACGCCGTGGGCGAACTAGACACGATCGGTGTACTGCCGCTGCTCTCCCTGCTGATCACCGCGGAGGACGTCCGCAACGGCAAACCAGACCCCGAGGGGTACCTCGCCGGCTGCCGAACCCTTGGCAGCGCGCCGGAACGGACCGTGGTGTTCGAGGACGCGCCGGCCGGGGTGAGCGCCGCGAAAGCCGCCGGGACCTTCTGCGTGGCCGTCACCACCACCCAGCCCGCCGCCGCGCTGGCGGCCGCCGATCTCGTCGTCGACGGCTTCGCTGCGGTGCGCTGGCCGATCTTCGCAGGTCGCCCCGAATAG
- a CDS encoding DnaJ domain-containing protein, giving the protein MQEVGGVVQELDYYELLGVHRGASANEIKSAYRALAKSMHPDTGGTAGTFRLLRVAYETLGDPVRRAEYDQETQVLDAVEAPVTPAPRTRTHRGARSNRVRTFGEDPDFVPALPTLAPEGIPWWDLISSHTGTRHAPQDAPGHAPPLLVLAGLLLLLLPILAPAAWSAVWVGLAVVVTGTAIWLVRCHIAAARTERELTAEFGGTVVFGKPGTDRDQLGEQLTAELLTRYLTRLPGARIFHSLAWPGSVFADVDHAVLSGNRLVLVESKMWPPGHYEMDETGTLWRDGRLFRGGATRLPDAITVYRDLLPGVEVCGAMVIYPNRPGTVTTDEPVTVPAPPMTPEEFVVEMGDWLAARPSTVEEKVFRAVLAQVVSH; this is encoded by the coding sequence ATGCAGGAGGTGGGCGGAGTCGTGCAAGAGCTCGACTACTACGAGCTACTCGGCGTGCACAGGGGCGCGTCGGCCAACGAGATCAAGTCCGCCTACCGGGCGCTGGCCAAGTCCATGCACCCGGACACCGGTGGCACCGCGGGCACGTTCCGGCTGTTGCGCGTGGCCTACGAGACCCTCGGCGACCCGGTGCGGCGGGCCGAGTACGACCAGGAGACGCAGGTCCTGGACGCGGTCGAAGCACCCGTGACGCCGGCGCCGCGGACCAGGACGCACCGCGGCGCCAGGTCGAACCGGGTACGCACCTTCGGCGAGGATCCCGATTTCGTACCCGCGTTGCCGACGCTGGCGCCGGAGGGCATCCCCTGGTGGGACCTGATCAGCTCGCACACGGGCACCCGGCACGCTCCGCAGGACGCGCCGGGGCACGCCCCGCCGCTGCTGGTGCTGGCCGGTCTGCTGCTGTTGCTGCTGCCGATCCTGGCGCCTGCCGCCTGGTCCGCGGTCTGGGTCGGGCTGGCGGTGGTGGTCACCGGTACCGCGATCTGGCTGGTGCGCTGCCACATCGCGGCGGCCAGGACGGAGCGGGAGCTGACTGCTGAGTTCGGCGGGACCGTGGTGTTCGGCAAGCCCGGCACCGATCGCGACCAGTTGGGCGAGCAGCTCACCGCCGAGTTGTTGACCCGGTACCTCACCCGGCTGCCCGGCGCGCGGATCTTCCACAGCCTCGCCTGGCCCGGCTCGGTGTTCGCCGACGTGGACCACGCCGTGCTGTCCGGCAACCGGCTGGTGCTCGTCGAGTCGAAGATGTGGCCGCCGGGGCACTACGAGATGGACGAGACCGGCACGCTCTGGCGGGACGGCAGGCTGTTCCGCGGCGGCGCGACCAGGCTGCCGGACGCGATCACCGTGTACCGCGACCTGCTGCCCGGCGTCGAGGTCTGCGGCGCGATGGTGATCTACCCGAACCGCCCCGGCACCGTCACCACCGACGAGCCGGTCACCGTGCCGGCGCCGCCGATGACCCCGGAGGAGTTCGTCGTCGAGATGGGCGACTGGCTCGCCGCCCGCCCGTCGACCGTGGAGGAGAAGGTGTTCCGGGCGGTGCTCGCCCAGGTGGTCTCGCACTGA
- a CDS encoding DNA polymerase domain-containing protein, which yields MSSGEERDGVSLTNLDQALFEGAEATKRDLVDYLDTVRDRIIPRLRDRPLSVVRVLRGQKPFMQKNLPKYTPDWVQRVQVWAEASKREVSYGLCNDRRTLLWFANQRAVEYHVPLMPFDDLMRPRHLVLDIDPPSPDAFDVAVGAAELVRQALADSGLTGAVKTSGAKGVHIFVPLEPHTIEDVAAATRALAARAERLDPELATTAYIREDRGDKVFLDSTRAGGATVVAAYSPRLRPGTPVSFPVPWDELRRVTPADFTVHTAPGLMGGGDPWAELLPEPQRLSADLIAEGHTIPVARVAAMHEGKRRARARRA from the coding sequence ATGAGCAGCGGCGAGGAGCGGGACGGCGTTTCGTTGACCAACCTCGACCAGGCGTTGTTCGAGGGCGCGGAGGCGACCAAGCGCGACCTGGTCGACTACCTCGATACGGTCCGCGACCGCATCATCCCGCGGCTGCGGGACCGGCCGCTGTCGGTGGTGCGGGTGCTGCGCGGGCAGAAGCCGTTCATGCAGAAGAACCTGCCCAAGTACACCCCGGACTGGGTGCAGCGGGTGCAGGTGTGGGCGGAGGCCTCGAAACGCGAGGTTTCGTACGGGTTGTGCAACGACCGCCGCACCCTGCTGTGGTTCGCCAACCAGCGCGCGGTGGAGTACCACGTGCCGCTGATGCCCTTCGACGACCTGATGCGTCCCCGCCACCTCGTGCTGGACATCGACCCGCCGTCCCCGGACGCCTTCGATGTGGCCGTCGGCGCCGCCGAACTGGTCCGCCAGGCGCTGGCCGACTCCGGCCTCACCGGCGCGGTCAAGACCAGTGGCGCGAAGGGCGTGCACATCTTCGTGCCGCTGGAGCCGCACACGATCGAGGACGTGGCCGCGGCGACCAGGGCACTCGCGGCCCGCGCCGAGCGGCTGGACCCCGAGCTGGCGACCACCGCCTACATCCGGGAAGACCGCGGCGACAAGGTTTTCCTCGATTCGACCAGGGCAGGCGGGGCGACCGTGGTAGCGGCCTACAGCCCGCGCCTGCGGCCGGGCACCCCGGTGTCCTTCCCGGTCCCCTGGGACGAGCTCCGCCGGGTCACCCCGGCCGACTTCACCGTGCACACCGCGCCCGGCCTGATGGGTGGCGGCGACCCGTGGGCCGAGCTCCTGCCCGAGCCGCAGCGGCTCAGCGCCGACCTGATCGCGGAAGGCCACACCATCCCGGTCGCCAGGGTGGCGGCCATGCACGAGGGCAAGCGCCGCGCCCGCGCCCGTCGCGCCTGA